The genomic region AAGCGTTGCTTGATTGGTTCtatatttgaatttattataTCAATATTTACAACATTCTTCATCGTGCGACGAGTGttacaaaattatttttacatcATCCTAACAACTAAGCCATATGCGTTagaggttttattttaaaacctttCTCCCGATTTTATCAGTAAAATATTTCCACTTCTCCAAACTTAACCCCGATGGTGCCGTTGGGTTCGTTCTCAATTATCAGCGTCGGAGCGTCCACGGGTTGTCCGGTCTCCGTCGTCGTTCTGAGTCCGTCGTAGCAGCATAGTCCTCCCCGGCGGTCCCCGCTGCAATCGTAATCCGCTCCAAACACCGTGATTCCTTTTCGCATGATCTCACCTCGTGCCCAATCCACCCACGGGCAACTCCAGTCGTTGCCGTGCAAACGCATAGTTTCGAGCGACGGAAAAGCCTCGGGAAATTCGTCGAACAACTCCAACCGGTTGTAGCTTATCCAAAGATTGCGAACGGTTAGTGGTTGTTCGGGGTTTTCGGTGGCTGCAATTCGGACGATGCGATTGACGGACAGATCGAGATCGCGCAGTTGTCGCATCGGTTCGAAGAGGCTCAGCTTGACGTGGGTGAGACGGTTCTGGGAGAGATCGAGTGAACGCAGTCCGGTCAGGTACGAGATTCTTGGGGTGATCAGCTCGAGTGAGTTTCGCGTGATCTGCAGGATGCGCAGGTTTGGCAACTCGAATGGGTCCAAATCGAAGGTCTCCAGACCGGTGGAATCGATCTGGAACGAGTCGAGCGTGTGCGAGTAGAAGAACACGTTCGGGATCGACCCCTTGCGCAGTGTGAGGCTGGCCGTGCGTGACAGTAGGTCGAACATGTCCTTGCCGAAACGTTCGATCCGGTAGCCATGCAGGACCAGCTCACCTCCGGCGGCCATCGCCGGAACCAGGGTGGCGTTGTTGAGCGTCACATTGTGCAGCCGGGTGACACCTTCACCTCGGCGACGATGGTGTGGAACAGCTCGCCCTTCTACCCAGTATCCATCGGCGATAAGGATCACCAACGTCACTCTATTGGAAAGCCCCAGAATTCATCATTAATCACCCTTACTTCTGCACCAGAACTCTTACTTACATCACGAACCCTCCGCGTGCCAACATGATGCGATTGGTGGCGCTTCCCGTTATCAGTAACTCGCGGTTTGTAACTCGCGATGAGCTCACTCACTTGCGCCGGCTTGCCTCTTGCGCACTGGCACGACACTGGCCGGTCCTTCGATTCACAACCGAACTGGACCGAAATCAGTTGCGCGATTAACAACGCTTCGGTCTTTTCCTGCACGCGCCCCGCTCCACATTGACCGCAAGGCGGTCAAGTCCGTGGACTTTTATTGCATCTTCTATTTTGACGTCACCTTCCTGGACACATTAACACATCTACGCACGCAACGGGGCCTGCGGAGTTGAGAAATCTTCATCCAcagattttataaacaaatcttGCCAGTATCAGGTCGATGGTTGTAGGAAAATCTCGCGGGATTCACATGACCATACATAGATGCTTGTTTCCACTTGTTTGGTAGTGTATAATCGGTGTGAAGTAGTGGatgttttcaattgaaaatgtatAGAAGAgggttaacttttttttgtgttcggtCCTTCTCATGAgagtctgttgtttttttttcgttattgtCTTCCAATAAAATACTTTCTACAACCTTTTTTATGCTAGGAAGTGCAGCTTTGAGCATACTAAACAAAGATCAAAATGATTTATGGATTTATATAAGTCGGGTAAATTGCAATAGAATAGGATATGTCTATTATTGAAGTGTCGTTCCAATaatcattttcttcattatgTAAACAATTTGTGTAGTGTAGTAATTTACAaacgtttttaaatattttattagatCCAAAGTAAAGTTTTTTGTACAAAACTATTCGACCAACAATATTTGGCAAGGTATtgaaaaaagtatttatatatttcatgataaaagttcaatttttcaaatgtttttagtatttttctGCACGTAAATTGTAGTCAATAATATAAATCCAAGCACTTTTCCTTTACCTAGtgctctttaaagtaaaaccAACTAGTTTGAATTCAAAATATGCATGGCTAatgatttttttg from Anopheles coustani chromosome 3, idAnoCousDA_361_x.2, whole genome shotgun sequence harbors:
- the LOC131260342 gene encoding immunoglobulin superfamily member 10-like, producing the protein MLARGGFVIVTLVILIADGYWVEGRAVPHHRRRGEGVTRLHNVTLNNATLVPAMAAGGELVLHGYRIERFGKDMFDLLSRTASLTLRKGSIPNVFFYSHTLDSFQIDSTGLETFDLDPFELPNLRILQITRNSLELITPRISYLTGLRSLDLSQNRLTHVKLSLFEPMRQLRDLDLSVNRIVRIAATENPEQPLTVRNLWISYNRLELFDEFPEAFPSLETMRLHGNDWSCPWVDWARGEIMRKGITVFGADYDCSGDRRGGLCCYDGLRTTTETGQPVDAPTLIIENEPNGTIGVKFGEVEIFY